The genomic stretch CTATGCCCTCCCCGACGATATATATATCAGTGACCGTTAACGCGCCAAACCTTGGGCGGCGGAGGCGGATTGACGGAGTTGTTGGCCGTTGGGGGATCGGGGAGGCGGTACTCGTTCATGACCCAGTCAGTCTTGGTGCCGCGCGGCGCCCGACCCTCGTAGTAGACCAGCGTCTTCTTGAGTCCGATGAGCCGCTTCGGGTCGGCGGCGCTGCGGACCGGCCGATCACTCCCGGTCGCCTTCCAAAACCCCCTCTCCGTCGTCCTGCTCGGCCGCCCGCCGCCGTTCGCCTGCTTCCGGTCTCTCGGCACGTAGAAGTACCATTCCTTCTCCCCTATCTTGGCCAACCCTGCTCCCGCACATCAACATCAACATCAACAAATTGAATTCGACAAAAACAGAACAGCACTCGAGCTCGATCGAATCGAAGAAGTTCAATTCAATTACCAGGGAGATCCCAAGGATCGTAGCGATAGAGATGAATGGTGGTGATGATCTCGAGCTGGAGCTTCTTGCCCTGCACCACGCCCTTCAAGTAGAAGTCCAGCAGCTCCTCTTCTGTGGGATGGAATCTGAAGCCCGGAAGATCGAGTTCCATGGCTAACGAACGAACTAACTAACTAACTGACTCCCTTCGATCCACACTGATGCGATCTTCCAGAGATTGCGTTTGCTCAAATACTGGACTGCCTCACACATCCCGAAAGGGACCGGATGGAACTTTGCGAGTGTAAATAAAGTAGATTAGTTAATAACAAGGTCGTCGATAGCGATCCAGCATTCCAGTTTTTACCTGATGAGAAATCGATTGAATTCCTGTCTTTTCTCCTGGCTTCCTTCCTCGCGGTTGGAATCACTTCTCccttaatttttccttatttattcTAATAGTCGATCAAAAATTTATATGAGCCTAATCTATCACTTTTATATGAGCCTAATATAAATTGAATATACCATTCCAACTAAAAAAATGCAACGAGTTGCTGTCTAAAGCGAAACGTAAGGTATAAAAACAGGCCCGCCGACTAaattttgctaataattaagTGGGTTTGACCGTTAAGCTCTATGATTatagatttgtttgtttgtttgtttaattaattaattggattAGAAATGTAAGATTGAGCCTGAGTAATCTCTAGCTTGCGTTGGAGGGATTGTGGGAGAGTGGACGTGTTGAAGTTAAAGACAAAACTCTTATGTTCTAGATCACGCGGATTGATTAGTAAAATGAACTTTCCAGGTAAATGTGTGTGCCTGAAATTAAATTGTAATAAACTCCATTTTTGATCAAACATAACCTTTATAGATTCATTCAAGATATCGTACACATGTTCGTCAATTACAGTTTCTTAATTTATCTCTCTACAGATGACTGTGGAGCCAACACCCAAGTACCTT from Zingiber officinale cultivar Zhangliang chromosome 5B, Zo_v1.1, whole genome shotgun sequence encodes the following:
- the LOC121987259 gene encoding NAC domain-containing protein 22-like — encoded protein: MELDLPGFRFHPTEEELLDFYLKGVVQGKKLQLEIITTIHLYRYDPWDLPGLAKIGEKEWYFYVPRDRKQANGGGRPSRTTERGFWKATGSDRPVRSAADPKRLIGLKKTLVYYEGRAPRGTKTDWVMNEYRLPDPPTANNSVNPPPPPKEGIVLCKIYRKATSMKELEQRAAAMEVAAPTVSPSHNCESVTESWPDWSIDESFQLKSLEFLEDVIVLGNREAAAAAAALVDEEEEVVVDTSATAVSRKPSLPELEVPKPNGLEWLQDPFLTQLRSPWMVELCSPSYATILNF